From the Chlorogloeopsis sp. ULAP01 genome, the window TCCCATCAGAGCGTTTTTTTGAACATGGTTTGCTTCGCCCAAATACTCAATCTGCTTACCATCAATCAAAGGCTTAACTTCTTGTTCAAAATACTCCACATCAACAATATCCACTTTACCCGCCATCTTTAAACGCCAACCAGCTTGTTTGGCTATTTGTATGGCTATATGTGTTCCCTTCTCTGGTGAAATTCGACCTAAAAATGCTAAATAAGGGGGTTCTTCTGGTTGGGGATGAAATTTATGGCTGCTAACATCAATGCCATTGTAGACAGTTGCTGCATAATTCAACCCTAATCTTGGTTCGCGCTGTGCATTGGAAATACTTACGTAGGGTTGAGATTTGGCATATTGAAACATTTTTTCGTTGTCGGGTGTAAAGATACCGTGCAACGTAGTAACTGTGGGTGTATTTACTAGTTTTGTATAAGGTAGAGCACTACAACCCATGTGTGAGTGAATCACATCAAACTCTTCAGCCCGTTCAAACACCCAAGCTAGTTGCAACATTTCATAAATGCCGTACTCTTTAACTGTAGAGTCTAGTCTTAATGCACGGGGATGAACTGATTGAAGTTTGGCGAGTGTAATAGAGTCTCCCGATGCAAATAGCGTGACTTCATGTCCACGTCGGACTAATTCATCGGTTAGTAACCCCACTACTAGTTCTGTACCGCCATAGCCTGGAGGTGGAACTCTCTCCCAGAGTGGAGCAATCTGAGCAATTCGCATAAAAGACTCCTGAAAGTTAAGATGATAATTAAAATGAGGTTATTTTCCTCGAAAAAGTGTTTATGAGCGACTCAATTAAATATGAGAGCTTAGTTTGTACACCTTCTTGAACTGGGAATAATACAAACTTTATAGTTTCTCTAAGAAAAATTTTGTCTACCCAAGGTGAGGAAATCATATCTCCCAGGAGGAAAAAGTTATTTGAATTAACTTAAAATCTTCTATATATTCATATTGTTTATATCTTTTGGGAGATGACAACTTAATTTGTCAAATCTATTTATGATAATTATGGATAGTCTAGATGACATTAAATATAACTCCGCTAAATTGGATACAAGAATAAAAAGTTAGAAGAATTAATATCAATCTGAAACTCAATCTCAGCATTCACTCTCAAATTTAATTAAATAACTCTTTTTATCCTGCAAAATATAGGTGAAATCGTTAGAATATAAATAACTAGCATTTGCGAGGCGATTGACAAGCCAATAAAAATGGTTAAC encodes:
- a CDS encoding glycosyltransferase family 4 protein codes for the protein MRIAQIAPLWERVPPPGYGGTELVVGLLTDELVRRGHEVTLFASGDSITLAKLQSVHPRALRLDSTVKEYGIYEMLQLAWVFERAEEFDVIHSHMGCSALPYTKLVNTPTVTTLHGIFTPDNEKMFQYAKSQPYVSISNAQREPRLGLNYAATVYNGIDVSSHKFHPQPEEPPYLAFLGRISPEKGTHIAIQIAKQAGWRLKMAGKVDIVDVEYFEQEVKPLIDGKQIEYLGEANHVQKNALMGGAVATLFTITWREPFGLVMVESMAAGTPVIAMNFGSVPEVIADGKTGFICNSIEECVNAVSKVTELDRYACREHVEKNFSVQKMVDGYEAVYRQLVAERLAQNGKVTIFDDFKNKQQLNEQIRLPKLRSKM